A window from Marinagarivorans cellulosilyticus encodes these proteins:
- the hslO gene encoding Hsp33 family molecular chaperone HslO, whose amino-acid sequence MTTQKPDADLTACAASTQNTSDDSITRFYFDDCDMRGEMVTLKKSVQAATEHQHLPANAQALLAEFLSGAALLAGILKFEGLLTLQIRGDGLVPMIMAEATHERSLRGIVKLAQQEHNDGAIVTNADIEGKPLRELVGNGVLTLTIDPIKGQRYQGIVPLEGDTIADCLSHYFTQSEQLPTKLWLFSDENSAGGLFLQSLPAVSRQAEYRDNSGIEPAERAANDWQTLVTLVNTLTTEESLNLSHETQLTRLFHEFTLRTASNVPAQFACSCSQERSENAIAAIGKLDAYALLKEQATIAIDCQFCGQNYQLGGEDLDRIFASNDQLH is encoded by the coding sequence ATGACCACACAAAAGCCCGACGCCGATCTAACCGCTTGTGCCGCAAGCACGCAAAACACTTCAGACGATTCCATCACCCGCTTTTATTTTGACGATTGCGATATGCGTGGCGAGATGGTGACACTGAAAAAGAGTGTTCAAGCGGCTACCGAGCACCAACATTTACCCGCTAACGCACAAGCATTGCTGGCCGAATTTTTAAGCGGCGCCGCTTTGCTAGCGGGCATATTAAAATTTGAAGGCTTGCTAACATTGCAAATTCGCGGTGATGGTTTAGTACCCATGATTATGGCCGAAGCCACCCACGAGCGAAGCTTGCGCGGCATCGTAAAGCTCGCCCAACAAGAACATAACGATGGCGCCATAGTGACAAACGCCGATATAGAAGGTAAACCGCTGCGCGAGTTGGTTGGCAACGGTGTGCTCACCCTTACCATCGACCCGATTAAAGGGCAACGCTACCAAGGGATTGTGCCGCTAGAAGGCGATACCATTGCCGATTGCCTAAGCCATTACTTTACTCAATCCGAGCAACTTCCCACCAAACTGTGGTTATTTAGTGACGAGAACAGCGCCGGCGGCTTATTTTTGCAAAGCTTGCCTGCCGTAAGCCGACAAGCCGAATACCGTGATAATTCGGGCATTGAGCCTGCCGAGCGAGCCGCAAACGACTGGCAAACACTCGTCACCCTAGTCAACACACTAACGACCGAAGAAAGCTTAAACCTATCGCACGAAACGCAACTTACGCGCTTATTTCATGAATTTACCTTACGCACCGCAAGCAATGTACCGGCACAGTTTGCCTGTAGCTGCTCGCAAGAGCGCAGCGAAAATGCCATAGCCGCCATCGGCAAGCTTGATGCTTACGCGCTACTCAAAGAACAAGCAACCATCGCGATTGATTGCCAGTTTTGCGGCCAAAACTACCAGCTTGGCGGCGAAGATCTAGATCGCATTTTTGCCAGCAACGACCAACTGCACTAA
- a CDS encoding TRZ/ATZ family hydrolase codes for MPATTDNNVELIISAQWILPMTGDPRTAALQNCSLIIDQGKILAIEPSAQAKAKYTAAEHVELGEHVIMPGLINAHGHAAMTLLRGYADDLPLMRWLEDHIWPAEAQWVDEQFVIDGTELAVAEMLKGGTTCFSDMYFYPEAAAEVARTSGIRAQITFPVLDFPTPWAQGPDEAITKGIALHDSYRAIERITIGFGPHAPYTVCNEVFERIAVLSAELQAPIQLHLHETQGEVDDAIASHGERPIDRMQQLGILTPRTQCVHMTALNDSDINITALNGASVIHCPESNLKLASGLCPTQALLDAGITVALGTDGAASNNDLDMFGEMQTAALTGKITANNAEAISAYDALTMATLNGAKALGIDHLTGSLEAGKMADVIAISLDEITSLPTFNLASLLVYTNQSRNVTDVWVDGKRLLRNKLLTTLNETDIKRNTLAWQQKMAKPKN; via the coding sequence ATGCCAGCAACTACCGATAATAACGTCGAGCTAATCATTAGCGCCCAGTGGATACTGCCCATGACAGGCGACCCACGCACTGCCGCGTTGCAAAACTGCAGCCTGATTATCGACCAAGGTAAAATCCTCGCTATCGAGCCTAGCGCTCAAGCAAAAGCGAAGTACACCGCCGCAGAACATGTAGAGCTTGGCGAGCACGTGATTATGCCTGGCTTAATCAACGCCCACGGCCACGCCGCAATGACCCTGTTGCGCGGCTATGCCGACGACCTTCCGCTAATGCGCTGGCTAGAAGACCATATTTGGCCCGCCGAAGCCCAATGGGTTGACGAGCAATTTGTTATCGATGGTACCGAGCTTGCGGTGGCCGAAATGCTAAAAGGCGGCACCACCTGCTTTAGCGATATGTACTTTTACCCAGAAGCCGCTGCCGAAGTGGCACGCACAAGTGGTATTCGCGCACAAATTACCTTCCCCGTTTTAGACTTCCCAACACCCTGGGCACAAGGCCCAGACGAAGCCATTACCAAAGGCATTGCCCTGCACGATAGTTACCGCGCCATCGAGCGCATAACCATTGGTTTTGGCCCCCATGCGCCCTACACCGTTTGCAATGAAGTTTTCGAACGCATTGCCGTGCTAAGCGCCGAGCTGCAAGCCCCTATTCAGCTACACCTACACGAAACCCAAGGCGAAGTAGACGATGCCATAGCCTCACATGGCGAGCGCCCCATAGACCGCATGCAACAGCTCGGCATACTGACACCGCGCACACAGTGCGTGCACATGACAGCACTCAACGACAGCGATATTAATATCACCGCCTTAAATGGCGCCAGCGTTATTCACTGCCCCGAATCCAACCTAAAATTAGCCAGCGGCCTATGCCCTACGCAGGCGCTGCTTGATGCCGGCATTACCGTGGCGTTAGGCACCGATGGCGCCGCCAGCAATAACGATTTAGACATGTTCGGCGAAATGCAAACCGCAGCGCTAACTGGCAAAATTACTGCCAACAATGCCGAAGCTATTTCGGCCTATGATGCACTCACAATGGCCACACTAAATGGCGCCAAAGCACTGGGCATCGATCACCTAACAGGCAGCCTAGAAGCTGGCAAAATGGCCGATGTTATTGCCATATCACTCGATGAGATCACCAGCTTGCCAACCTTCAACTTGGCATCACTACTGGTTTATACCAACCAAAGCCGCAACGTCACCGACGTATGGGTGGACGGCAAGCGCCTGTTACGCAATAAACTGCTTACAACGCTTAACGAAACCGACATCAAGCGCAATACATTGGCTTGGCAACAAAAAATGGCCAAGCCCAAAAACTAA
- the ubiG gene encoding bifunctional 2-polyprenyl-6-hydroxyphenol methylase/3-demethylubiquinol 3-O-methyltransferase UbiG, whose protein sequence is MTAATAQHTEHNANVDNAEIAKFERAANRWWDAEGEFKPLHQMNPVRANFIDRCAKVAGKQLLDVGCGGGLLSEAMAQRGAQVTGIDMGEAPLDVARLHAGQSGLSINYQQTTAEQHAADNAGTFDIVCSLEMLEHVPDPESVINACATLTKPGGDVFFSTLNRTPLAYLIAVFGAEYVANILPRGTHDYKKFITPAELSGACRRAGLQVKQITGLGYNPITQRFNESKHVAINYIVHAHKP, encoded by the coding sequence ATGACCGCAGCAACGGCACAACACACCGAACACAACGCCAATGTCGACAATGCTGAAATCGCAAAATTTGAGCGCGCGGCAAATCGCTGGTGGGATGCCGAAGGGGAATTTAAACCGCTGCACCAAATGAACCCTGTGCGCGCGAATTTTATTGATCGCTGCGCCAAAGTCGCCGGTAAACAGCTATTAGATGTAGGCTGCGGTGGCGGCTTATTAAGTGAAGCCATGGCCCAGCGCGGCGCCCAAGTAACCGGCATAGATATGGGCGAAGCCCCGCTAGACGTTGCGCGCCTGCACGCAGGCCAAAGCGGTTTAAGCATTAATTACCAACAAACCACCGCAGAACAACACGCCGCTGATAATGCCGGCACCTTTGATATTGTCTGCAGCCTAGAAATGCTAGAGCACGTGCCCGACCCAGAAAGCGTTATTAACGCCTGCGCCACACTCACAAAGCCCGGCGGCGATGTCTTTTTCTCAACACTCAACCGCACCCCCCTCGCCTATCTAATTGCCGTATTCGGCGCCGAATATGTGGCGAACATTTTGCCGCGCGGCACACACGATTATAAAAAGTTTATTACCCCAGCAGAGCTATCCGGCGCATGCCGGCGGGCGGGTTTGCAGGTTAAGCAAATTACAGGCTTAGGCTACAACCCCATCACCCAACGCTTTAACGAATCAAAGCATGTCGCCATTAACTATATTGTGCATGCGCATAAACCATAG
- a CDS encoding HipA domain-containing protein has translation MIPAAEPPALSDAALAVAAPKVWKVNFGKRTVGALSFEAASQCWAFEYAPRWIKTGFSLAPVQLPLASRVYSCASHEQALNAARAQPIVYAALRDIFDLPALLPTGHSSAAWPNAIGLECIEPAAKKVAAEAFDPVLSQAQALMFAASKAQGGAAQISVWVDEQSNFSFSALCPGAGFTPWCLSVSGDAQGGIDGCRTKYCYYLMAQAAGLTCVPTRLLESSGLPSSALLVARHDFTQQAFQYFMPFKYLLGPTIEQARQKSVITEYRHVLTIAAQWHCSRQQLLLLFRRMVFAALTRNGGSPLENLGFLVNEAGKVTLAPAFGFTPKRPPPAKADVLECKDLLKVAAGFKCLQKQASQVIDEVVAVVEQWPTFAKTGGLPHESMQRLQRAHRLF, from the coding sequence ATGATCCCTGCCGCAGAGCCGCCAGCTTTGAGTGATGCTGCATTAGCAGTTGCAGCCCCAAAGGTATGGAAGGTGAATTTCGGCAAGCGCACGGTTGGCGCATTGTCCTTTGAAGCGGCCAGCCAGTGCTGGGCGTTTGAGTATGCCCCGCGCTGGATTAAAACAGGGTTTTCGTTGGCGCCAGTGCAGCTGCCGTTGGCGTCGCGTGTTTATTCGTGTGCATCGCATGAGCAAGCTTTAAATGCCGCAAGGGCGCAGCCTATTGTGTATGCCGCATTGCGCGATATTTTTGATTTGCCGGCGCTGTTGCCCACAGGGCATTCGTCGGCGGCATGGCCTAATGCTATAGGCCTTGAATGCATTGAGCCGGCCGCTAAAAAGGTAGCTGCTGAAGCTTTTGATCCGGTGCTATCGCAGGCGCAAGCGCTGATGTTTGCAGCCTCAAAAGCGCAAGGTGGCGCAGCGCAAATTTCCGTTTGGGTCGATGAGCAAAGCAATTTTAGTTTTTCGGCTTTATGCCCAGGGGCAGGCTTTACGCCTTGGTGTTTAAGCGTTTCGGGTGATGCGCAGGGCGGCATTGATGGTTGTCGGACAAAATATTGTTATTACCTGATGGCACAGGCGGCAGGTTTGACCTGCGTGCCTACTCGGCTATTAGAATCATCAGGCCTACCTAGTAGCGCATTGCTTGTGGCTAGGCACGATTTTACTCAGCAGGCGTTTCAGTATTTTATGCCGTTTAAATATTTGCTGGGGCCAACTATTGAGCAGGCTCGTCAAAAGTCTGTAATCACCGAATACCGCCACGTGCTGACTATTGCAGCGCAGTGGCATTGCTCTAGGCAGCAGTTGTTGCTGTTATTTCGCCGCATGGTCTTTGCTGCGCTTACCCGTAATGGTGGTAGCCCGCTAGAGAATTTAGGCTTTTTAGTGAACGAGGCCGGCAAGGTAACTTTGGCGCCGGCGTTTGGGTTTACACCCAAGCGGCCACCGCCAGCAAAAGCCGATGTTTTGGAATGTAAGGATTTGCTTAAGGTGGCGGCAGGCTTTAAGTGCCTGCAAAAACAGGCGAGCCAAGTTATTGATGAGGTGGTGGCAGTCGTTGAGCAATGGCCCACGTTTGCCAAAACTGGCGGCCTGCCGCACGAGAGCATGCAGCGTTTACAGCGCGCACACCGCCTGTTTTAG
- a CDS encoding helix-turn-helix domain-containing protein codes for MVDIEVAAALGARLEQLRLQANIPQQVLAQELGISEGTYRSAIKGKVKLEVFVGLLRLLGASDGLDNLLPQQPFSPMALLNNAGKQRRRAHGTLAQGLYFADGNAEGFAR; via the coding sequence GTGGTTGATATTGAAGTGGCTGCAGCGTTAGGTGCAAGGCTTGAGCAGTTGCGGTTGCAAGCGAATATTCCGCAGCAGGTGTTGGCGCAAGAGCTGGGGATTTCTGAAGGGACTTACCGCAGTGCCATCAAGGGCAAGGTTAAGTTGGAGGTGTTTGTGGGGTTGCTTAGGTTGCTCGGTGCAAGCGACGGGCTAGATAATCTTTTACCACAACAGCCCTTTAGCCCTATGGCGCTGTTAAACAATGCCGGCAAGCAGCGCCGGCGTGCGCATGGCACATTGGCGCAAGGGTTATATTTTGCGGACGGTAATGCCGAAGGCTTTGCGCGATGA
- a CDS encoding AraC family transcriptional regulator — protein MLSLLSQWSIGFNIITCLLLWCTYQWVCEAFEKSALSRLACSAMLGSIAVLQAWHGWALATGNSLFESRAYSVVLYCSTITFFAFYSTLITPDAKLGKKYIALAALPLLGAVLPSPIAIPLAFFLGGAAALWLIVRLRPHKGQRQNLEVEQLALAGITIAALIIFMAAVVASWWGEQIYVMTYAAISACVFASLLWMLMRYPDLLQKAVELVAQSYAKSTLQNENCEHLGQKIEALMIEQALYKDDTLNLSRLAQALSLSNHQTSELVNTQFGMSVSRYISLHRLNAAKKMLLAEPNASVLSVGLSVGFNSQSTFYAAFKTTTHQTPSQYRKQHS, from the coding sequence ATGCTCTCACTCCTTAGCCAATGGTCTATCGGCTTCAATATCATCACCTGCCTACTGCTTTGGTGTACATACCAATGGGTTTGCGAGGCCTTTGAAAAGAGCGCGCTCTCGCGGTTGGCTTGTAGCGCTATGCTGGGCAGTATTGCTGTACTACAAGCCTGGCATGGCTGGGCGCTCGCAACGGGGAACAGCCTTTTTGAGTCGCGCGCTTACTCAGTCGTGCTTTACTGCTCCACAATCACCTTCTTTGCTTTTTACTCTACGTTAATCACACCGGATGCCAAGCTCGGTAAAAAGTACATAGCATTAGCCGCGCTTCCGCTTCTTGGTGCTGTGTTGCCTAGCCCTATTGCTATACCGCTGGCATTTTTTCTGGGAGGAGCGGCCGCACTGTGGTTGATTGTGCGCCTGCGCCCGCATAAAGGGCAGCGGCAAAATCTTGAGGTAGAACAGCTGGCACTTGCGGGCATTACAATCGCGGCATTAATTATTTTTATGGCTGCGGTTGTTGCCTCTTGGTGGGGCGAGCAGATCTACGTGATGACTTATGCCGCCATCAGTGCCTGCGTCTTTGCATCGCTGCTTTGGATGTTAATGCGCTACCCCGACTTACTGCAAAAAGCCGTGGAGTTAGTAGCCCAAAGCTATGCCAAATCCACACTGCAAAATGAGAATTGCGAGCATCTCGGCCAAAAAATTGAAGCCCTAATGATTGAGCAAGCGCTCTACAAAGATGACACGCTTAACCTTAGCAGGCTTGCCCAGGCATTATCGCTAAGCAACCATCAAACATCAGAATTAGTGAACACCCAATTCGGTATGAGCGTATCGCGCTACATTAGTTTGCACCGCCTAAATGCCGCCAAAAAAATGCTGCTCGCAGAACCTAACGCCTCCGTGTTATCGGTCGGTTTAAGTGTGGGGTTTAACTCCCAATCGACCTTTTATGCGGCCTTCAAAACAACCACCCACCAAACCCCAAGCCAATACCGAAAACAACATAGCTAA
- a CDS encoding SAM-dependent methyltransferase, with protein sequence MTHLHLPKFLRVNNPSEQAWRQPKETRNKQQADTNTAQQNAQRISSYYAQTSDGYRDWSQKLNMHFGTYEWGINPFNLESMLENTNRKVINSLQLKGSRNRLLDMGCGLGGTMRFAAQLPAIKHITGVTIAANQVKEAQVISAKQPQHHKLHYVLANYHQTGLPHESFDGAYAIESACHSSESNKESLINEAYRLLKPGSTLALCDGFIKTTAPMNAITHLCYRQTCKHWALGNFPELTATIKAMESSGFEEIHVQDLSWRVLPSALYIPWMVLRYGTQLLLQADRNPEHWHHLLAPAWGLALACNRMRFGYYCVSAKKPQT encoded by the coding sequence ATGACTCACTTACATCTACCTAAATTTTTGCGCGTTAATAACCCCAGCGAACAAGCTTGGCGCCAGCCAAAAGAAACCCGCAATAAGCAACAAGCAGACACCAACACAGCACAGCAAAACGCTCAGCGCATCTCTAGTTACTATGCACAAACCAGTGACGGCTACCGGGATTGGAGCCAAAAACTCAATATGCACTTCGGCACTTACGAATGGGGTATCAACCCCTTCAATTTAGAAAGCATGCTGGAAAACACCAACCGCAAAGTCATTAATAGTTTGCAACTTAAAGGGTCGCGTAATCGCCTACTGGACATGGGCTGCGGCCTTGGCGGCACTATGCGTTTTGCCGCTCAATTGCCGGCCATTAAGCACATTACCGGCGTAACCATTGCTGCCAACCAAGTTAAAGAGGCGCAAGTGATCAGCGCTAAACAACCTCAACACCACAAGTTACATTATGTGCTTGCCAACTACCATCAAACAGGCCTACCCCACGAGAGCTTCGATGGCGCTTATGCCATAGAAAGCGCCTGCCACAGCAGCGAAAGCAACAAAGAAAGCTTAATTAACGAAGCCTATCGCCTGCTCAAACCAGGCAGCACATTAGCCCTATGCGATGGGTTTATTAAAACCACTGCACCAATGAATGCCATTACACACCTATGCTACCGGCAGACCTGTAAACACTGGGCGCTAGGCAACTTCCCCGAGCTTACAGCCACTATCAAGGCAATGGAAAGCTCAGGCTTTGAGGAAATTCACGTTCAAGACCTCAGCTGGCGAGTGCTGCCCTCCGCACTCTACATCCCGTGGATGGTATTGCGCTACGGCACTCAACTATTGCTGCAAGCCGACCGCAACCCAGAGCACTGGCATCACTTATTAGCGCCTGCGTGGGGGCTTGCCCTTGCATGCAACCGTATGCGTTTTGGCTATTACTGCGTTAGCGCCAAAAAACCTCAAACTTAG